The following are from one region of the Kwoniella dendrophila CBS 6074 chromosome 6, complete sequence genome:
- a CDS encoding serine/threonine-protein phosphatase PP1 — MGEQQNEIDLDSVIDRLLEVRGNRPGKAVQLAEYEIKYLCTKAREIFISQPILLELEAPIKICGDIHGQYYDLLRLFEYGGFPPEANYLFLGDYVDRGKQSLETICLLLAYKIKYPENFFILRGNHECASINRIYGFYDECKRRYNIKLWKTFTDCFNCLPIAAIIDEKIFTMHGGLSPDLQSMEQIRRVMRPTDVPDTGLLCDLLWSDPDKDITGWSENDRGVSFTFGPDVVSRFLQKHDMDLICRAHQVVEDGYEFFAKRQLVTLFSAPNYCGEFDNAGAMMSVDDTLLCSFQILKPAEKKAPKYGGYGASGRRQ, encoded by the exons ATGGGTGAACAACAAAACGAAATTGACTTGGATTCTGTCATCGATCGATTATTAGAAG TACGAGGAAATAGACCAGGTAAAGCAGTACAATTAGCAGAATATGAAATCAAATACCTTTGTACAAAAGCTAGAGAAATCTTTATCAGTCAACCTATCttacttgaacttgaagcACCCATAAAGATATGCG GTGATATCCACGGACAATATTATGATTTACTGAGATTATTCGAATATGGTGGATTCCCTCCAGAAGcaaattaccttttcttaGGAGATTACGTTGATAGAGGTAAACAATCACTTGAAACCATTTGTCTACTCTTAGcatacaaaatcaaataccCAGAaaacttctttatcttgcGAGGAAATCACGAATGTGCAAGTATCAACAGAATTTATGGATTCTACGATGAAT GTAAACGACGTTATAACATCAAATTGTGGAAAACCTTTACAGATTGTTTCAACTGTTTACCTATTGCCGCTATCATTGACGAGAAAATCTTCACCATGCATGGTGGTTTG AGTCCAGATCTTCAAAGTATGGAACAAATCCGAAGGGTAATGAGACCAACAGATGTACCTGATACTG GTCTTCTTTGTGATCTTCTTTGGTCTGATCCCGATAAGGATATTACAGGATGGAGTGAAAACGATCGAGGTGTATCTTTTACGTTTGGACCAGATGTTGTATCACGATTCCTACAAAAACACGATATGGATTTGATCTGTCGAGCACATCAA GTTGTGGAGGATGGTTACGAATTCTTCGCCAAACGTCAACTAGTAACACTTTTCTCAGCTCCAAACTATTGTGGAGAG TTCGATAACGCTGGTGCCATGATGTCTGTCGACGATACATTGCTCTGTTCCTTCCAA ATTCTCAAACCggctgaaaagaaagctcCGAAATATGGGGGATACGGTGCCAGCGGACGGCGTCAGTGA
- a CDS encoding pre-mRNA-processing ATP-dependent RNA helicase PRP5, translated as MPRSRSPEGRRSSHRGGGGYRSPSPSRYEPSYGGSSSRRSDDRKGSRYDDEHYSSRDRDRDRYRDRSRERERERDRYRDKDRHRGEDDRDRRRKEERDDRRYHPSSENRDYRDYPRDKERDRDSRRRDDTRQRTRSPSPSNRKSQLPAAVRTPLTDNSGTPSGSPAPETEEDKKRKAKERLEAWKKQRALKEGKTATPEPPAKPSPKPSIPVSAPISKPGLNGKPTAFSLSRIGLPLKSGPTPLKRSLAASLDDEESSDRKLQKLGDLPEINPEVQSGDAAQIDAIGDDMAVAEGDENEHDDIKPDINGNGHSNGNVNGDSEKMDVDEKPDSVEQETKQEAMDEDEEEDPLDAFMRTNVDEVVKVDTADAKRIGLRQSGDDSDNEEDKEKGKTEDKLAEAEALLQQAASKSRKKDLPPPDHSKIDYEPFRKAFYNPPSEVLEMDDEEAELLRLEMDGIKIRGQDAPRPVKNWGAYGLPTGCLDVIRHHGWANPTSIQAQAIPAIMSGRDVIGIAKTGSGKTIAFLLPMFRHVRDQRLVSGNEGPIAVVMSPTRELATQIYKECQSFLKVLNIRVTCCVGGSSISEDIAAMKKGAEVVVCTPGRMIDLLTANNGRVTNLRRTTYMVMDEADRMFDMGFEPQVMKIVNNVRPDAQKVLFSATFPKTMESLARKILIRPLEITVGGRSVVAPEIDQRVEIRETESKFNRLLEILGEMGEQHKDDKDDFRTLIFVDRQESADDLFRDLLGRGYVCASLHGGKEQIDRDEAIKNFKSGDVPIIVATSVAARGLDVKELKLVINYDCPNHMEDYVHRAGRTGRAGNTGTCITFITPQQERFSVDIVRALEASKAFISDDLKQMSDNFLGKIKTGKARAAGSGYAGKGLERIERKRIEKDQAEKHTYGDTSEALSLASREGAVIPYKPKQTEFKQPENINAHKGDADYTFTEIKVEVVHGPAPDRVINNTPIQPKVPVAAALPAQTIAALEKAKAEGRTVDAANLAKVVARLTQSIELTKAEKLGLAQPVGYASVGGVRTKDPDATDYHAIFPINDYPQKARWKATNKEQMTLLQEISGASITMKGLYYPPGTDPGPGEEPKLSLLIESNDERRVQAAVDEIRRNLVEASVAALNTADRAPGGSGRYAV; from the exons ATGCCCCGTTCAAGGTCGCcagaaggaagaagaagcagccatagaggaggaggaggcTACCGAAGCCCCTCACCATCTCGGTACGAGCCTTCTTATGGTGGCAGCTCTTCGCGAAGGTCTGACGATAGAAAAGGTTCACGATATGACGATGAACATTATTCCTCAAGAGATAGAGACCGAGATAGGTATAGAGATAGAAGTcgagaaagagaaagagaaagggataGGTATAGAGATAAGGATAGACACCGTGGTGAGGATGATCGtgatcgaagaagaaaagaagagaggGATGACAGAAGATACCATCCTTCCTCCGAAAACAGAGATTACCGAGATTATCCTCgagataaagaaagagatagagattCTCGTAGAAGAGATGATACTCGACAAAGAACACgatcaccatcaccttctaatCGAAAATCCCAGTTACCCGCAGCCGTTCGAACACCTTTAACAGACAACAGCGGTACACCAAGTGGGTCACCTGCACCcgaaactgaagaagataaaaagagaaaagccaaagaaagattagaagctTGGAAAAAGCAAAGAGCTTTAAAAGAAGGCAAAACAGCTACGCCTGAACCTCCTGCCAAACCTTCGCCGAAACCTTCTATTCCAGTTTCTGCCCCAATTTCGAAAC CTGGCTTAAATGGTAAACCCACCGCATTCTCGCTATCCCGTATTGGATTGCCGTTAAAATCTGGACCTACACCATTAAAGCGATCATTGGCAGCAagtttagatgatgaagaatcttCCGATAGAAAATTGCagaaattaggtgatttaccaGAAATCAACCCTGAAGTACAGAGTGGTGATGCAGCTCAAATAGACGCCATAGGAGATGATATGGCTGTagcagaaggtgatgaaaatgaacatgatgatattAAACCGGATATCAATGGAAATGGGCATTCAAACGGGAATGTAAATGGTGATTCAGAAAAGATGGACGTTGACGAAAAACCTGATTCAGTCGAACAGGAAACTAAACAAGAAgcaatggatgaagatgaagaagaagatccacTGGATGCATTCATGAGAacaaatgttgatgaagttgtcAAAGTAGATACAGCGGATGCTAAACGGATAGGACTAAGACAGTCTGGTGATGATAGCGATAACGAAGAAGATaaggaaaagggaaagacCGAAGATAAGCTGGCTGAAGCAGAAGCTTTGTTACA ACAAGCTGCTTCCAAATCCCGTAAGAaagatttaccaccacctgatcATTCAAAGATCGATTATGAGCCATTCCGTAAAGCATTTTACAATCCACCTTCGGAAGTCCTTGAAATGGATGACGAGGAGGCAGAATTGCTTAGACTGGAAATGGATGGTATAAAGATTAGAGGTCAAGATGCTCCTCGACCTGTGAAGAATTGGGGTGCTTATGGTTTACCTACAGGCTG TCTCGATGTTATTCGTCATCACGGCTGGGCCAACCCTACGTCgattcaagctcaagctatcCCTGCGATTATGTCTGGTCGGGATGTAATAGGTATTGCTAAAACTGGTTCCGGTAAAACAATTGCGTTCCTTCTTCCTATGTTCAGACATGTCCGAGATCAGCGCCTGGTATCAGGAAACGAGGGTCCCATCGCTGTAGTCATGTCACCAACACGAGAATTAGCCACTCAGATATATAAGGAATGTCAATCTTTCTTGAAAGTACTGAATATCAGG GTTACATGTTGTGTGGGTGGTTCGTCGATATCCGAAGATATCGCCGCGATGAAGAAAGGAGCCGAAGTGGTCGTGTGCACCCCTGGGCGAATGATTGACTTGCTCACAGCAAATAATGGTCGTGTCACCAATTTGAGGCGTACCACATATATGGTTATGGATGAAGCTGATCGAATGTTTGATATGGGATTTGAACCTCAAGTTATGAAAATAGTTAATAATGTTAGACCTGATGCACAAAAAGTATTATTTTCAGCAACATTCCCTAAAACTATGGAATCACTTGCTCGAAAAATTTTAATTAGACCTTTGGAGATTACTGTTGGTGGAAGATCAGTTGTTGCACcagaaattgatcaaagagttgaaattagagaaactgaatctaaattcaatagattattagaaattttaggtgaaatgggTGAACAacataaagatgataaagatgatttcagAACTTTGATCTTTGTTGACAGACAAGAATCtgcagatgatttatttagagatttattaggtagagGTTATGTTTGTGCTTCTTTACATGGTGGGAAAGAACAAATTGATAGAGATGAAGCTATCAAAAATTTCAAAAGCGGTGATGTACCTATTATCGTTGCTACTTCCGTTGCTGCAAGAGGTTTAGAtgtgaaagaattgaaattggtCATTAATTACGATTGTCCTAACCATATGGAAGATTATGTACATAGAGCCGGAAGAACTGGTCGAGCTGGTAATACTGGTACTTGTATCACATTCATCACACCTCAACAAGAGAGATTCTCCGTCGACATCGTTAGAGCACTCGAAGCTAGTAAAGCCTTCATTTCAGATGATCTTAAGCAAATGTCTGATA ATTTCCttggtaaaatcaaaaccgGTAAAGCTCGTGCAGCAGGAAGTGGGTATGCCGGTAAAGGTCTTGAACGGATCGAGCGAAAACGAATCGAGAAggatcaagctgaaaaacaTACATACGGAGATACGTCAGAAGCGTTATCACTTGCCTCAAGAGAAGGTGCTGTCATACCTTACAAACCTAAACAAACCGAATTTAAACAACCTGAAAATATCAATGCTCATAAAGGAGATGCCGATTATACATTTACTGAAatcaaagttgaagttgTACATGGACCTGCACCTGATCGAGTTATCAATAATACACCTATACAACCTAAAGTACCTGTTGCAGCAGCATTACCTGCTCAAACTATAGCAGCattagaaaaagctaaagctgaaggtcGAACGGTTGATGCAGCAAACTTAGCTAAAGTAGTAGCAAGATTAAcacaatcaattgaattaactaaagctgaaaaattaggATTAGCACAACCTGTTGGATATGCATCTGTTGGTGGAGTTAGAACAAAAGATCCTGATGCAACAGATTATCATGCTATTTTCCCTATAAACGATTATCCACAAAAAGCAAGATGGAAAGCAACAAATAAAGAACAAATGACTTTATTACAAGAAATTTCAGGTGCTTCTATAACTATGAAAGGTTTATATTATCCTCCAGGTACAGATCCAGGTCCAGGTGAAGAACCAAAATTAAGTCTATTGATTGAATCCAACGATGAACGTAGAGTTCAAGCTGCAgttgatgaaattagaagaaatcTAGTCGAAGCTTCAGTTGCTGCTTTGAAC ACTGCTGATCGGGCTCCtggtggaagtggaagatACGCTGTATAA
- a CDS encoding valine-tRNA ligase yields MSAQDQKVAPPPDLLPAEQANPAEGAAAATAPGSSAPAVAAAEGGKETSKNAAKKEAKRLEKLAQKAAKGPTVAQGPKKDKAEKKEKKAEAPVEEWVNTTPAGEKKDVSGNLPSGYDPIQVEAAHYEWWNAKGFFKPQYKSDGQPLDKGTFSITFPPPNITGNLHIGHALTIAIQDAMVRWKRMQGYTVLFLPGYDHAGIATQAVVEQRLIKTEGHSRHHYGREKFLEKVWDWKDQYQAKITTQMTRLGGSFDWDRVAFTMSDSLSKAVRETFCTMHEKGLLYRANRLVNWCVYLNTSLSNLEVDQLALTGRTLLNVKGYDAKEKFEFGVITSFAYPIENSDEKIIIATTRPETMLGDTAIAVHPDDTRYKHLHGKFAIHPFNGRKIPIITDAITVDMEFGTGAVKITPAHDPNDFECGQRNNLEFISLMNDDGTYNENAAPFQGMKRFHVRNEVIKALKEKGLFIEQNDNEMQIPICSRSGDVVEQIIKPQWWVSCKPMAEEALKRTRAGELEIKPKTSAADWIRWMENMQDWCISRQLWWGHRCPAYLIKFDGEVPDTADDKNWIVARDLEEAEAKAKERANGRKYTLEQDEDVLDTWFSSGLFPFSTMGWPDKTADMEHFYPNTIMETGWDILFFWVARMVFFGNTLTGKMPFKEVYCHPMVRDAYGRKMSKSLGNVIDPIDVITGQVLQKLHNDLRMGNLPEKEIVKAEEGQKKLFPKGIPQCGTDALRFTLCNYTSGGRDINMDIGRVEGYRKFCNKLWNATKFCLFRMDLVDLNGVRQQSTFVPNASPLPTGQEGLVEKWLFQKLNLATAAVNNALEARDFAEATSAAYQYFLNDLCDVFIEATKPLFEADTSASTKLSAQNTLYTCLEGGLKLLHPFMPYVTEDLWQRLPRRQGDKCESIMVSSFPEYISQQEFPEAAAEFDTVVECIKAARSIVGLYNLPTNGKTIEDKITVIVQVKTQQQRKLLESQEPIIIGLTKGCGTAKFISDDSEVPKGCGTEFVTADINVHIPVAGKVNASAEIDKLQKKEALAQSGKNKIVKLTEQPNYESAVKEEIRNQNSEKLNNLEVEIETLRLSIERFKSLL; encoded by the exons ATGTCAGCACAAGACCAAAAAGTagctccaccacctgatcTTTTACCTGCAGAACAAGCAAATCCAGCTGAAggtgctgctgctgctacaGCTCCTGGAAGTTCTGCTCCCGCTGTCgctgctgctgaaggtggaaaAGAAACATCAAAGAATGCAG CTAAGAAGGAAGCTAAACGACTTGAAAAGCTCGCTCAAAAAGCAGCAAAAGGTCCAACTGTAGCTCAAGGaccaaagaaagataaagcagaaaagaaagagaagaaagcaGAAGCTCCTGTTGAAGAATGGGTCAACACTACACCtgcaggtgaaaagaaag ATGTTTCCGGTAATCTTCCATCAGGATATGATCCAATTCAAGTTGAAGCTGCTCATTACGAATGGTGGAATGCTAAAGGTTTCTTCAAGCCTCAGTATAAATCAGATGGTCAACCATTAGATAAAGGAACATTTAGTATCACATTCCCTCCACCAAATATTACCGGTAACTTACATATTGGTCACGCTTTAACAATTGCTATTCAGGATGCTATGGTCAGATG GAAACGAATGCAAGGTTACACTGTCCTTTTCTTACCGGGATACGATCATGCCGGTATCGCCACTCAAGCTGTTGTAGAACAAAGATTGATCAAGACCGAAGGTCATTCTAGACATCATTATGGACGGGAGAAGTTTTTAGAGAAAGTTTGGGATTGGAAAGATCAGTATCAAGCAAAAATTACCACACAGATGACAAGACTTGGTGGTTCATTCGATTGGGATAGAGTTGCTTTCACAATGAGTGATTCACTCAGTAAAGCCGTTCGAGAAACTTTCTGTACAATGCAcgaaaaaggtttattataCCGAGCTAATCGATTAGTCAATTGGTGTGTTTACTTGAATACCAGTTTATCAAATTTGGAGGTTGATCAATTGGCCTTGACTGGTCGAACATTGCTCAATGTTAAAGGTTATGACGCCAAAGAGAAATTCGAATTTGGTGTTATTACTTCTTTCGCCTATCCAATAGAGAATTCTGATGAAAAGATTATTATTGCTACCACTCGTCCCGAAACCATGCTTGGTGATACAGCTATCGCCGTTCACCCTGACGATACCAGATACAAGCATCTCCACGGAAAATTCGCCATTCATCCCTTCAACGGTAGAAAGATTCCTATCATCACCGATGCTATTACTGTAGATATGGAGTTTGGTACCGGTGCCGTAAAAATCACTCCTGCACATGATCCTAACGATTTCGAATGTGGTCAACGAAACAATCTTGAGTTCATTAgtttgatgaatgatgatggtacaTATAACGAAAACGCTGCTCCATTCCAA GGTATGAAACGATTCCATGTCAGAAACGAAGTTATCAAAGctttgaaagagaaaggattATTCATCGAACAAAATGACAATGAAATGCAAATCCCTATCTGCTC CCGATCCGGTGATGTAGTCgaacaaatcatcaaaccTCAATGGTGGGTCAGCTGTAAACCCATGGCCGAAGAAGCGCTCAAG CGAACTCGAGCTGGTGAACTTGAAATCAAACCTAAGACCTCTGCTGCTGATTGGATTCGATGGATGGAGAACATGCAAGATTGGTGTATCTCTAGACAACTTTGGTGGGGTCATCGATGTCCCGCCTATCTCATCAAATTCGATGGTGAAGTTCCAGAT ACTGCTGATGACAAGAACTGGATTGTCGCTCGAGATCtcgaagaagctgaagccaAAGCCAAAGAGCGAGCTAACGGCAGAAAATACACTCTCGagcaagatgaagatgttctTGACACCTGGTTCTCATCTGGTCTTTTCCCCTTCTCTACCATGGGCTGGCCTGATAAG ACCGCCGATATGGAGCACTTCTACCCTAACACCATTATGGAGACCGGATGGGATATTTTATTCTTCTGGGTTGCTAGAATGGTGTTCTTTGGTAACACACTTACTGGTAAAATGCCATTCAAAGAAGTTTATTGTCATCCAATGGTTAGAGATGCTTATGGTAGAAAAATGTCTAAATCACTTGGAAATGTTATTGATCCTATAGATGTCATTACTGGTCAAGTCTTACAGAAATTACACAACGATTTGAGAATgggtaatttacctgaaaaagaaattgtaaaagctgaagaaggtcaaaagaaattattcCCTAAAGGTATTCCTCAATGTGGTACAGACGCGTTGAGATTCACTTTATGTAATTATACCTCAGGTG GTCGAGATATCAATATGGATATTGGAAGAGTTGAAGGATACAGAAAGTTCTGTAATAAACTTTGGAACGCTACTAAATTCTGTCTTTTCCGAATGGATTTAGTCGATTTGAATGGTGTTAGACAGCAAAGTACTTTCGTTCCTAACGCTTCTCCATTA CCAACTGGTCAAGAAGGTTTAGTTGAGAAATGGTTATTCCAAAAACTCAATCTCGCCACAGCAGCTGTTAACAACGCATTAGAAGCTAGGGATTTCGCAGAAGCTACTTCAGCAGCTTATCAATActtcttgaatgatttatGTGATGTGTTCATT GAAGCCACGAAACCACTTTTCGAAGCTGatacatcagcatcaacaaaaCTTTCTGCACAAAATACACTTTACACATGTCTTGAAGGTGGACTGAAATTATTACATCCTTTCATGCCTTATGTAACTGAAGATTTATGGCAAAGATTACCAAGAAGacaaggtgataaatgtgaAAGTATCATGGTATCTTCCTTCCCTGAATAT ATCTCACAACAAGAATTCCCAGAAGCTGCTGCCGAATTCGATACTGTTGTAGAATGTATTAAAGCTGCTAGATCTATTGTTGGTTTATACAACTTACCAACCAATGGTAAGACTATCGAAGATAAAATCACTG TTATCGTCCAAGTTAAGACCCAACAACAGAGAAAACTTTTGGAATCTCAAGAACCTATCATTATCGGTTTAACAAAAGGTTGTGGTACAGCTAAATTCATttctgatgattctgaagtACCTAAAGGTTGTGGTACAGAATTCGTTACTGCTGATATTAACGTTCATATTCCTGTTGCT GGTAAAGTAAATGCATCAgcagaaattgataaattacaaaagaaagaagctttagctcaatcaggtaaaaacaaaatcGTAAAATTAACTGAACAACCAAATTATGAATCAGcagttaaagaagaaattagaaatcaaaattcagaaaaattgaataatttaGAAGTCGAAATTGAAACTTTaagattatcaattgaaagatttaaatCTCTTTTATAA